The sequence GTCTACCATTTTTCATGATGGTCTTTTTTGGATTTTTAATAATTCTTTTTGTTTTACACCTAACACAATAAGCTTCTTGACTAGAAGATTTAGGAGTTTTAATTGTAATATTTTTTGAATTACCAAGTTTATTTTCTATATCATCAAGTTTCTTTTTTTGTTTTCGTAAAGTTGGAATAATTTTATGTTCGACATCTATTGCCTCTAATTTTTTAATTTCTTTTTCTAATTTCTTAACTTTTGATAATTGTTCAGGAGTAGCTTCTTCTTCCTCTGGTTCGGAGAATTTTTGATTTGATAGAATGTTTTCCAAATCATCTATTTGTTGTTGAAGATCATTTACTTGTGATAATTGTTCAGGAGTAGCTTCTTCTTCCTCTGGTTCGGAGAATTTTTGATTTGATAGAATGTTTTCCAAATCATCTATTTGTTGTTGAAGATCATTTACTTGTGATAATTGTTCAGGAGTAGCTTCTTCTTCCTCTGGTTCAGTTACAGGTTCTGGTTGTAATTCTAACTCTTGAGGAAGTTCTTCTGTAGATTCTTTTGGTAATGAACCTCTAGGACTAGAAGGTGGTTCTGGTTCAGTTATTGGTTCTGGTTGTAATTCTAACTCTTGAGGAAGTTCTTCTGTAGATTCTTTTGGTAATGAACCTCTAGGACTAGAAGGTGGTTCTGGTTCAGTTATTGGTTCTGGTTGTAATTCTAACTCTTGAGGAAGTTCTTCTGTAGATTCTTTTGGTAATGAACCTCTAGGACTAGAAGGTGGTTCTGGTTCAGTTATTGGTTCTGGTTGTAATTCTAACTCTTGAGGAAGTTCTTCTGTAGATTCTTTTGGTAATGAACCTCTAGGACTAGAAGGTGGTTCTGGTTCAGTTATTGGTTCTGGTTGTAATTCTAACTCTTGAGGAAGTTCTTCTGTAGATTCTTTTGGTAATGAACCTCTAGGACTAGAAGGTGGTTC comes from Nitrosopumilus oxyclinae and encodes:
- a CDS encoding DUF5679 domain-containing protein, whose amino-acid sequence is MKKWADYLISEVSYDSEHLISIATQHQDTDSGITRGKPVDRLTIASDIKNGFVYITIYSGKNSWKPGNKLRTFSIGGSPYLRIDENKVKLDYLGDLPESSFAEELPQELELQPEPITEPEPPSSPRGSLPKESTEELPQELELQPEPITEPEPPSSPRGSLPKESTEELPQELELQPEPITEPEPPSSPRGSLPKESTEELPQELELQPEPITEPEPPSSPRGSLPKESTEELPQELELQPEPITEPEPPSSPRGSLPKESTEELPQELELQPEPVTEPEEEEATPEQLSQVNDLQQQIDDLENILSNQKFSEPEEEEATPEQLSQVNDLQQQIDDLENILSNQKFSEPEEEEATPEQLSKVKKLEKEIKKLEAIDVEHKIIPTLRKQKKKLDDIENKLGNSKNITIKTPKSSSQEAYCVRCKTKRIIKNPKKTIMKNGRPAIKGICSVCGCKVFRITKMKK